The genomic stretch CTGTGCGGCACGCACGACCACTATGAGGGCGAGATCAGCATTAACAACCAGCCGGTGAGCATCCGTGAACCGCTCGATGCCAAACGGCTGGGGATCCACCTCGTGCAGCAGGAAGTGGACGTAGCGCTGATCCCGGGGTTAAGCATTGCCGAAAACATCATGCTCGACCAGCTGGCGCTGCCGGGGCATCGCTTCAGCTGGCGCGCGATCCGCCAGCAGGCGAGACAGGCGCTGGCGCAGCTCGACGTGACGCTGGACGTTCGCCGTTCCATCGACGGCTGTTCGCTGGCCGAAAAGCAGCAGATTTTGCTGGCACGCGCCTTGTCCCACCACTGCCGTTTTTTGATTCTTGATGAGCCCACCGCGCCGCTGGACGCGCACGAGAGCGAGCGCCTGTTTGCGGTAGTGAGACGTTTAAAGCAGCAGGGCATCGGCGTGGTGTTTATCTCCCACCGCATTCACGAGCTGAAGGCCATCTGCGACACCCTGACGGTGCTGCGCGACGGCAAGCTGATCGAGTCCGGCCCGATGGCCGATCTCAGCGGCGAAGCGATCGTCGAGAAGATGCTCGGACACGTGCTGAGCGATATCTATCCGCCCGCGCGGCCGCCGCACGGCGACGAGACGCTGCTGCGGGTGGAAGGTCTGCACGATGACGCGCTGCTGAAAGATATTTCCCTGCACCTGCGCAAAGGCGAAATCCTCGGGATTGCCGGGCTGGCGGGCGCGGGAAAAACCGAACTCTGCAAGGCGCTTTTTGGCGCCACAAAAAGCCGCGTGGCGCGCGGTGAGCTGAATCTTCAATCCTGGCAGCCGCGCGATCCGGTGGATTCCGTGCTGCGCGGTCTGGCGCTGGTGCCGGAGGAGCGGCGCAAAGAGGGCATTTTTATCGACGAGCCGGTGAGCATGAACCTGGCGGTCACGGCAGATAACAGCTTTTCGCGCTGGAGCCTGTTCGGCCATCGTCAGGCGTGGCGCTGGGCGGAAGAGGTGATTGCCCGCGTCGGCGTGCGTACGCGCGGGCCAGGGCAGGTGCTGCGCCGTCTTTCTGGCGGCAACCAGCAGAAGGTCGCCATCGGCAAATGGCTGCGCAATGACGCCAGCGTGCTGATATTCGACGAGCCGACCAAAGGCGTGGACGTGAAGGCCAAAACCGATCTGTTCCAGCTGATTGACGGCCTGGCGCGTGAGGGCAAAGGGGTGATTTACGCCTCGGGCGAGTTTGCCGAGCTGGTCGGGCTGTGCGACCGCATCTGCGTGCTGTGGGACGGGCGCATCGTGGCGGAAATCGCCGGGGCCGAGGCCCGCGAAGAGACACTACTTTATTATTCAACCGGAGGAACGGCGTCGTGAGCAAGGCCCTTTCAGTGAACGCGGCGGCGTCTGGCCGCCAGCAGATTTTCGATTTTCTCTACAGGTGGGGCATGCTGTTGACCGTCGTCGCGCTGGTGGCCGTCTTTGGCCTGGCGTCGGACAGCTTCCTCGATCCGAACAACATCATCAATATTCTGCGCTCGATTGCCATCGTGACGGTGATTGCCATTGGCGTGTCGATATCGTTGACCATCGGCGGGTTCGATCTGTCGGTCGGATCGACCGCCTCGCTGGCGAACGCGCTGGTGATTTCGCTTTTCGTCTGGCACGGCTTTGGTACCACCGAGTCGATTCTGATCACCCTCGCGCTCTGCACCCTGGTGGGGCTGTTTAACGCTTTTCTGATCGTCATCCTGCGTATTCCGGACATGCTCGCGACGCTTGCCAGCCTGTTCGTCATTCAGGGCGTGGCGATGACCTACAGCTACGGCGGGTCGATTACCGAGAACATGGTGCTGCCGAGCGGCGACATGGCGGAAGGGACCATTCCGGCGGCGTTCAGCCTGCTGGGGCAGGTGCCGACCATCGTGATCGTCATGCTGGTGGTGACCGTTCTGGCGCAGCTGGGCCTCTCGTTGACCACTCACGGGCGCCGGATGTACGCCATCGGCGGCAACCCCGAAGCCGCGCGTCTCTCCGGCATTCGCACCACGCGCTACAAAGTGGCGGCCTACGTGATTGCCTCGCTGCTGGCGGGCCTGGGCGGGATTTTGCTGGCCTCGCGCATCGGTTCGTCGCAGGTGAATGCGGGCGGCGGCTACCTGATGGATGCGGTGGCGGCGGCGTGGATTGGCTTCTCGCTGGCCGGATCCGGCAAGCCGAACGCGCTGGGAACCCTGGTCGGGGCGGTCATTCTCGGCGTGCTGTCGAACGGGCTGGTGATGCTCTCCGTGCCGTATTACGCCATGGACATTATAAAAGGGCTGGTGCTCGCGGTAGCGCTGGCGATTACCTACATACAAAAACGCTGACAACACAACGGGATAAAAAATGAAAAAGATTGCACTCTCTTTGGTGGCATTAGGGTTATTCACTGCTCTGCCTGGCTTCGCGGCTATGCCCGCACCGCTTCCGGCGGCCATTGCGAACCATGACGGCCCGATCCGCATCGCGGTGATCCGTAACCTCGGCTCAGACGACAACACCACGCAGTTTATTGCCGGGGCAATTCAGGAAGGGAAAAAGCTCGGCTTTAAGGTCAGCACCTTTTTAAGCAACGGGGACGACGCCAAATTCCAGGACTTTGTGAACCAGGCGATCAGCCAGAAGTATGACGGGATTATCCTGTCCCAGGGGCGCGATCCTTACTCTACCGCGCTGGTAAAGAAAGCGGTGGATGCCGGCATCAAAGTTTCAGTATTCGATACCGCGGTTAACGGCGAGATCCCGGGCGTGACCGTCACGCAGCAGGACGATGCCTCCCTGACGAACCTCTCCTTCGGCCAGCTGGCGAAAGATTTCAACGGCAAGGCCAATATCGTCAAGCTGTGGGTGGCGGGCTTCCCGCCGA from Enterobacter dykesii encodes the following:
- a CDS encoding sugar ABC transporter ATP-binding protein, which encodes MVSSRLEMRGISLAFSGFQALSRVNFTLTGGSVHALTGANGAGKSTLMAVLCGTHDHYEGEISINNQPVSIREPLDAKRLGIHLVQQEVDVALIPGLSIAENIMLDQLALPGHRFSWRAIRQQARQALAQLDVTLDVRRSIDGCSLAEKQQILLARALSHHCRFLILDEPTAPLDAHESERLFAVVRRLKQQGIGVVFISHRIHELKAICDTLTVLRDGKLIESGPMADLSGEAIVEKMLGHVLSDIYPPARPPHGDETLLRVEGLHDDALLKDISLHLRKGEILGIAGLAGAGKTELCKALFGATKSRVARGELNLQSWQPRDPVDSVLRGLALVPEERRKEGIFIDEPVSMNLAVTADNSFSRWSLFGHRQAWRWAEEVIARVGVRTRGPGQVLRRLSGGNQQKVAIGKWLRNDASVLIFDEPTKGVDVKAKTDLFQLIDGLAREGKGVIYASGEFAELVGLCDRICVLWDGRIVAEIAGAEAREETLLYYSTGGTAS
- a CDS encoding ABC transporter permease gives rise to the protein MSKALSVNAAASGRQQIFDFLYRWGMLLTVVALVAVFGLASDSFLDPNNIINILRSIAIVTVIAIGVSISLTIGGFDLSVGSTASLANALVISLFVWHGFGTTESILITLALCTLVGLFNAFLIVILRIPDMLATLASLFVIQGVAMTYSYGGSITENMVLPSGDMAEGTIPAAFSLLGQVPTIVIVMLVVTVLAQLGLSLTTHGRRMYAIGGNPEAARLSGIRTTRYKVAAYVIASLLAGLGGILLASRIGSSQVNAGGGYLMDAVAAAWIGFSLAGSGKPNALGTLVGAVILGVLSNGLVMLSVPYYAMDIIKGLVLAVALAITYIQKR